One Mycoavidus sp. B2-EB genomic region harbors:
- a CDS encoding lipoprotein-releasing ABC transporter permease subunit, with amino-acid sequence MKLPYEWQIGWRYTRAGKRTTGNGFISFIALMSMTGIALGVAALIIVLSVMNGFQKEVRDRMLSVLAHVEIFAPNGRLTDWRQTAHEALRNPAVLAAAPYVEAQGLLTRQGEMRGVVLRGVEPSLEQHVSGLGAEMKAGRLADLKPGDFGIVLGAQLAQQLGAEVGDKLILLVPQGSLTPLGMLPRFKQFAVTGIFESGHYEFDSALALMNIADAQTLFSLAGPTGVRLRLQDMQRAPNIALELTRSLSGNLYIRDWTRQNQTWFAAVQIEKRMMFIILTLIIAVATFNLVSSLVMTVTNKQADIAILRTLGAQPASIMKIFMVQGMTIGLIGTLLGVALGCLIAVNIPTIVPFIEHILGIRFLPPSIYFISELPSDLKLLDVTKIGAISCLLSVLATLYPSWQAARVQPAEALRYE; translated from the coding sequence TTGAAACTTCCTTACGAATGGCAGATTGGCTGGCGCTATACGCGTGCAGGTAAAAGGACCACCGGCAATGGCTTTATTTCTTTTATTGCGCTGATGTCAATGACGGGCATTGCGCTTGGCGTAGCGGCGCTGATTATCGTGCTCTCGGTCATGAACGGTTTTCAAAAAGAAGTGCGTGATCGGATGCTGTCAGTGCTTGCCCATGTTGAAATTTTCGCGCCTAACGGGAGACTGACTGATTGGCGGCAAACCGCGCATGAAGCATTGCGCAACCCAGCCGTGCTGGCGGCTGCGCCGTATGTCGAGGCGCAAGGGTTATTGACTCGCCAAGGTGAGATGAGAGGTGTTGTATTGCGTGGGGTAGAGCCATCTCTTGAGCAACACGTATCGGGCCTAGGCGCGGAGATGAAGGCGGGGCGTTTAGCGGATCTAAAGCCGGGTGATTTTGGCATTGTATTAGGTGCGCAGCTAGCGCAACAGCTTGGGGCCGAAGTGGGTGATAAACTGATTTTGCTTGTACCGCAAGGCTCATTGACGCCGCTTGGCATGCTGCCGCGGTTCAAGCAATTTGCCGTGACCGGTATTTTTGAGTCGGGACATTACGAGTTTGATAGTGCTTTAGCCTTAATGAATATCGCTGATGCGCAGACGCTTTTCAGTTTAGCCGGCCCAACCGGCGTGCGGCTGCGTTTACAAGATATGCAGCGTGCGCCAAACATTGCTCTTGAGCTGACCCGCTCATTGTCAGGCAACCTTTATATCCGAGACTGGACTCGACAGAACCAGACTTGGTTTGCGGCGGTGCAAATTGAAAAACGTATGATGTTCATTATTTTGACGCTGATTATTGCAGTCGCTACCTTTAATTTAGTTTCCTCATTGGTCATGACCGTGACGAACAAGCAGGCTGATATTGCCATCTTACGCACGCTAGGCGCACAACCGGCTTCGATTATGAAAATCTTTATGGTGCAAGGCATGACCATTGGTTTGATTGGTACTCTGCTGGGCGTGGCGTTAGGCTGTTTAATTGCGGTCAATATTCCGACTATTGTGCCGTTTATCGAGCATATATTGGGTATCCGCTTTTTGCCCCCTAGTATTTATTTTATTAGCGAGTTGCCATCAGACCTCAAGCTATTAGATGTGACCAAAATTGGTGCCATCTCTTGTTTATTATCTGTGCTGGCAACGCTATACCCCAGTTGGCAGGCTGCCCGCGTGCAACCTGCGGAGGCTTTGCGTTATGAATAA
- a CDS encoding regulator: MQSPELHLLLPFSLPAQRAADYTLPALEQGALAKFLARATLTEKSVGTDFQRTLPHERWLARRFNVIESTAIDEAPLAPYMLLADQAQAQAETAAHAAMDSRLNPIAQPDETTVWACVEPVHLQLAHDHLILIDPTHLMLAADEAAALLKTAQPLMTSLGITLVAPTPLRWYLSAPSLQGISGASPLRAAGRNIEIWLPRETRTDMPSRTWLKVQNEVQMAWFEDPINHARETRGAYTANSIWLYAQGSERPVTRPFTCILAKTPAARGLALAAGLDAPHQIGFPPAHFNLLAPFTTAPTTHAGAAKILVELDALSAPFLQQDWPGWAATLSALEQNWFAPALAALQNGALRTLTVTLCGEVSSITLTATRADLRKFWRRRSTASLLEA; this comes from the coding sequence ATGCAATCTCCTGAGCTGCACCTTCTATTGCCGTTTTCGCTACCGGCCCAGCGCGCTGCCGACTATACGTTACCCGCTTTAGAGCAAGGTGCGCTAGCCAAATTCCTCGCCCGTGCAACCTTAACAGAAAAATCGGTCGGGACAGATTTTCAGCGTACATTACCGCATGAGCGCTGGCTGGCGCGGCGCTTTAATGTGATTGAATCAACTGCCATTGATGAAGCGCCGCTCGCGCCTTATATGCTGCTAGCCGATCAAGCACAAGCCCAAGCTGAGACAGCCGCTCATGCCGCCATGGATAGCCGTCTCAATCCTATCGCTCAACCAGACGAGACAACTGTTTGGGCGTGCGTAGAACCGGTGCATCTGCAACTTGCGCATGATCATCTCATTCTGATTGATCCAACGCATCTAATGCTTGCTGCGGATGAAGCCGCCGCCCTTCTTAAAACAGCTCAGCCGCTCATGACCTCACTAGGCATCACGCTGGTGGCGCCCACACCATTACGCTGGTATCTTTCAGCGCCCTCATTGCAAGGGATCTCAGGCGCTTCGCCACTACGCGCCGCTGGGCGTAATATTGAAATCTGGCTACCGCGCGAAACCCGAACAGACATGCCCTCACGCACATGGTTGAAGGTACAAAATGAAGTCCAGATGGCTTGGTTTGAAGATCCGATCAATCATGCACGCGAAACCCGTGGCGCTTATACCGCAAATTCGATTTGGCTCTATGCACAAGGCTCAGAGCGGCCCGTCACCCGTCCGTTCACCTGTATTTTAGCGAAAACGCCTGCAGCACGCGGCCTCGCACTTGCCGCGGGATTAGACGCGCCGCATCAAATCGGCTTTCCACCGGCTCACTTTAACTTGCTTGCCCCCTTTACCACTGCGCCAACGACTCACGCAGGCGCAGCCAAAATACTGGTTGAGCTCGATGCTCTAAGCGCGCCATTTTTGCAGCAAGATTGGCCTGGCTGGGCAGCCACGCTCTCGGCTCTTGAGCAGAACTGGTTCGCCCCGGCACTTGCTGCACTACAGAATGGAGCCTTGCGAACCTTGACTGTAACTCTATGTGGCGAAGTTTCTTCAATCACACTAACCGCAACGCGCGCTGATCTGCGCAAATTCTGGCGGCGCCGATCAACTGCCTCTTTGCTTGAAGCATGA
- the recJ gene encoding single-stranded-DNA-specific exonuclease RecJ — translation MTQIIPRLAAPARTEVLIRSGLHPVLARLYAARGICHTHEVETHFARLIAPDQLKGMSAATTLLADTLQTGGKMIVIADYDCDGATACALAVRGLRLFGAQVDYLVPNRFTYGYGLTPDIVALAAQREPKLLITVDNGIASVDGVAAATALGLDVLITDHHLPGATLPTARAIVNPNQPGCTFTSKNLAGVGVMFYVLLALRAELRKRGAFNSRPEPRLDSLLDLVALGTVADVVKLDANNRILVAQGLARIRSGRMQPGIAALFRVAGRDAKCASGFDLGFALGPRLNAAGRLADMTLGIECLLTDDVGRAWALVQQLDAINRERREIEAEMQQTAFAELSEVDPSGCATLTLFNPSWHQGVIGIVAGRLKERFFRPTITFAPADDGGELVKGSGRSIPGFHLRDALDLISKRHTGLLIQFGGHAMAAGLTLRTVDVPHFKQAFEAIGREWLGPNALTRVLETDGDLEEAYFTPQFVELLDNLVWGQGFPAPIFSTEFEIASQALVKERHLKLQLIRGRHRYQAIWFNRTEPLPARALIAYRLVRDTWNGVARLQLVVEHALG, via the coding sequence ATGACTCAAATTATTCCGCGCCTAGCTGCGCCTGCTCGTACTGAAGTTTTAATTCGTAGCGGATTACATCCTGTGCTGGCCCGCTTATATGCGGCACGCGGCATTTGCCACACCCATGAGGTTGAAACTCACTTTGCGCGCCTCATCGCGCCAGATCAACTCAAAGGCATGAGCGCCGCCACCACCTTGCTTGCCGATACCCTTCAAACAGGCGGCAAAATGATCGTCATCGCAGACTATGATTGCGATGGTGCAACCGCTTGCGCCCTGGCTGTGCGGGGTCTACGCTTGTTTGGCGCACAGGTCGATTATCTAGTCCCTAATCGCTTTACATACGGCTATGGCCTGACTCCGGATATCGTTGCGCTGGCCGCTCAGCGAGAACCTAAGCTCCTGATTACAGTTGATAATGGCATTGCCAGCGTCGATGGGGTTGCTGCCGCCACGGCGCTCGGCCTAGATGTGCTGATCACGGATCACCATCTGCCTGGAGCAACATTACCCACTGCCCGCGCAATTGTTAACCCAAATCAACCAGGCTGCACATTTACGAGTAAAAACCTCGCTGGGGTAGGGGTTATGTTTTATGTTTTACTTGCCTTACGCGCTGAACTCCGTAAGCGCGGCGCCTTTAACAGCCGTCCAGAACCCCGCCTGGATAGCTTACTTGATCTAGTTGCGCTTGGCACTGTAGCGGATGTGGTTAAACTCGATGCCAATAACCGAATCCTGGTTGCCCAAGGACTCGCGCGCATCCGCTCTGGCCGGATGCAACCTGGCATTGCTGCCCTCTTTCGCGTCGCTGGCCGCGATGCGAAATGCGCGTCAGGTTTTGATCTTGGTTTTGCGCTTGGCCCCCGCCTTAACGCCGCCGGCCGCTTAGCGGATATGACGCTTGGCATTGAATGCTTGCTGACGGATGATGTTGGGCGCGCTTGGGCGCTGGTGCAACAACTGGATGCCATCAACCGCGAGCGGCGCGAAATCGAAGCCGAGATGCAACAAACAGCATTTGCTGAACTAAGTGAGGTTGATCCATCGGGTTGTGCCACCCTGACCCTCTTCAATCCAAGTTGGCACCAAGGCGTCATAGGGATTGTCGCAGGACGGCTCAAAGAACGTTTTTTCCGGCCCACGATAACCTTTGCGCCAGCGGATGACGGTGGCGAGCTGGTTAAAGGCTCTGGACGCTCGATTCCAGGCTTTCATTTACGGGATGCGCTCGATCTGATTTCAAAGCGGCATACAGGTTTATTAATCCAATTTGGCGGCCATGCAATGGCGGCTGGATTGACCCTACGCACCGTCGATGTACCGCACTTTAAGCAAGCTTTTGAAGCAATTGGCCGAGAATGGCTGGGTCCTAACGCATTGACCCGCGTGTTAGAAACGGATGGCGATCTTGAAGAGGCTTATTTCACCCCGCAGTTTGTTGAATTACTCGACAATTTAGTTTGGGGGCAAGGTTTTCCAGCACCGATTTTCTCTACTGAATTTGAGATTGCCTCACAAGCATTAGTCAAAGAGCGGCATCTAAAGCTCCAATTAATACGCGGCAGACACCGTTATCAAGCGATTTGGTTCAACCGCACAGAGCCATTGCCGGCCCGCGCACTGATTGCCTACCGGCTGGTACGCGATACTTGGAATGGCGTTGCACGCCTGCAATTGGTGGTGGAGCATGCGCTTGGTTAA
- the prfB gene encoding peptide chain release factor 2 (programmed frameshift): MEAERLNSINATLTSLCTRAEELRGFFDYDAKKIRLGALNQELEDPAIWSDTKRTQALGKEKKQLEGVVTMLTSLDGDLRNTQDLFELAREEADEDMLSAVEVDVTTLAVHVADIEFRRMFNHPADPNHCFVDIQAGAGGTEACDWASMLLRQYLRYCERKGFKTSLLEESAGEVAGIKSATIKVEGEYAYGYLRTETGVHRLVRKSPFDSSGGRHTSFASVFVYPEVDDSIEVDVNPADLRIDTFRASGAGGQHINKTDSAVRITHMPSGIVVQCQSDRSQHRNRAEAMAMLKARLYEAELRKRQAEQDKLESNKTDVGWGHQIRSYVLDQSRIKDLRTGVEISNTRAVLDGDLDDLISASLKQGV, translated from the exons ATGGAAGCAGAACGTCTAAACTCCATCAATGCCACCCTAACCAGCTTATGCACTCGTGCTGAAGAGCTTCGG GGTTTCTTTGACTATGATGCCAAAAAAATCCGTTTAGGCGCCCTGAATCAAGAGCTTGAAGATCCTGCTATCTGGAGCGATACAAAGCGCACCCAAGCTCTTGGCAAAGAAAAAAAACAGCTCGAAGGAGTGGTCACTATGCTCACTTCTTTGGATGGTGACTTACGCAATACCCAAGACCTTTTCGAGCTAGCGCGCGAAGAAGCAGATGAAGACATGCTTTCAGCCGTCGAAGTAGACGTCACTACGTTAGCCGTCCACGTGGCAGATATTGAATTTCGCCGTATGTTCAATCACCCAGCTGACCCTAATCATTGCTTTGTGGATATCCAAGCAGGTGCAGGCGGAACCGAAGCGTGTGATTGGGCCTCTATGCTCTTGCGACAATATCTCCGCTACTGCGAACGCAAAGGTTTTAAAACCAGCTTGCTAGAAGAATCCGCAGGCGAGGTCGCAGGCATTAAAAGCGCAACAATTAAGGTCGAAGGCGAATATGCGTATGGCTACTTACGGACTGAAACCGGTGTGCACCGACTTGTGCGTAAATCTCCGTTTGACTCATCTGGCGGACGACATACGTCATTCGCTTCTGTATTTGTCTATCCGGAAGTGGATGATTCAATCGAAGTAGACGTTAATCCAGCTGATTTACGAATTGACACGTTCCGCGCCTCGGGCGCAGGCGGACAGCATATTAATAAAACGGATTCCGCCGTGCGCATCACCCACATGCCTAGCGGGATCGTCGTGCAATGCCAAAGCGACCGCTCGCAGCACCGTAATCGGGCTGAAGCGATGGCCATGCTAAAGGCGCGTTTATATGAAGCTGAACTGCGCAAACGGCAGGCCGAACAAGACAAACTTGAATCCAACAAAACCGATGTGGGCTGGGGCCATCAAATCCGCTCTTATGTACTGGATCAAAGCCGTATTAAAGATTTACGCACGGGTGTCGAAATCAGCAATACGCGCGCAGTATTAGATGGCGATCTTGATGACTTGATCAGCGCCAGCCTAAAACAAGGTGTATAA
- the lysS gene encoding lysine--tRNA ligase, giving the protein MTDATPVPTSIHERQEKLNTLRAQGCAYPNDFRPTHQASELHTQYAEADKETLAAHALEVTLAGRMMLKRIMGKASFATVQDGAAQIQFFITPAEAGPETYEAFKKWDLGDIIAARGLLFRTNKGELSIRCTSLRLLTKALRPLPDKFHGLADQDMRYRQRYVDLIVTPSTRKTFIARTNTISSIRRQMEAADFLEVETPMLHPIPGGAAAQPFETHHNALDMQMFLRIAPELYLKRLIVGGFKRVFEINRNFRNEGVSPRHNPEFTMMEFYAAYTDYQWLMDFTEKLIQYAAIDALGTAQIHYQGQELNLTAPFQRLTITQAITHYNSVYRDAPLSDKSFLTNELKKLGVNIHDVKFLNAGIGALQLALFEETTEAKLWQPTYIIDYPLEVSPLARASDTQPGLTERFELFIAGREIANGFSELNDPQDQATRFKKQVEQKNAGDAEAMYYDADYIRALEYGMPPTGGCGIGIDRLVMLLTDNASIRDVILFPHLRREDPA; this is encoded by the coding sequence ATGACTGATGCCACCCCAGTGCCGACCAGTATTCATGAGCGGCAAGAAAAATTAAACACATTACGCGCGCAAGGTTGCGCCTATCCAAACGATTTTCGGCCCACCCATCAAGCCAGCGAGCTCCACACCCAATATGCGGAGGCTGACAAAGAAACGCTTGCAGCGCACGCTCTCGAAGTGACGCTTGCCGGACGCATGATGCTCAAGCGTATTATGGGTAAAGCCAGCTTCGCTACGGTTCAAGATGGCGCGGCGCAAATTCAATTTTTTATTACTCCCGCCGAAGCCGGGCCAGAAACCTACGAAGCGTTTAAAAAATGGGATCTCGGCGATATTATTGCGGCGCGTGGTTTACTTTTTCGCACGAATAAGGGGGAGCTGTCGATACGCTGTACCAGCCTACGGTTATTAACGAAAGCGTTACGGCCGCTGCCCGACAAATTCCATGGACTCGCTGATCAGGACATGCGCTATCGGCAACGTTATGTCGATTTGATCGTTACGCCAAGTACCCGCAAAACCTTTATCGCGCGCACGAACACAATTTCATCTATCCGCCGCCAGATGGAAGCTGCGGATTTTCTTGAAGTTGAAACACCGATGCTGCACCCGATCCCCGGGGGGGCTGCCGCCCAGCCTTTCGAGACGCATCATAATGCACTCGATATGCAAATGTTTTTGCGGATTGCGCCAGAGCTTTATTTGAAACGGCTGATTGTGGGTGGCTTTAAACGCGTCTTTGAGATCAACCGTAATTTTCGTAATGAAGGTGTCTCGCCGCGGCATAACCCCGAATTTACGATGATGGAATTCTACGCAGCTTATACTGATTATCAGTGGCTGATGGATTTCACCGAAAAATTGATTCAATACGCTGCAATTGACGCGTTAGGCACTGCCCAGATTCACTATCAAGGCCAAGAGCTCAACCTGACAGCACCCTTTCAGCGCTTAACTATCACGCAAGCGATTACACACTATAATAGTGTCTACCGTGATGCGCCTTTAAGCGATAAATCGTTTTTGACCAACGAGCTTAAAAAGCTAGGCGTGAATATTCACGATGTCAAATTTCTCAATGCAGGCATTGGCGCACTCCAGCTCGCGTTATTTGAAGAGACAACTGAAGCCAAGCTATGGCAGCCGACTTATATTATTGATTATCCGCTTGAAGTCTCACCGCTAGCGCGGGCATCAGATACTCAACCCGGCCTTACCGAGCGCTTCGAACTCTTTATTGCTGGCCGCGAAATTGCCAATGGCTTTTCTGAATTAAACGACCCGCAAGACCAAGCCACACGCTTTAAGAAACAGGTCGAGCAGAAGAATGCTGGGGACGCAGAAGCCATGTACTATGATGCCGATTATATTCGCGCACTTGAATACGGGATGCCCCCTACTGGCGGCTGCGGTATTGGCATCGATCGGCTGGTTATGTTATTGACTGATAATGCGAGTATCCGCGATGTGATCTTGTTCCCGCATCTACGGCGCGAAGATCCGGCATAA
- a CDS encoding glycine zipper 2TM domain-containing protein, which produces MKNSSTPATHRSNQLHPLVALATAAVLITCLIVVAAVTDVLPTALSKTTPSQALPNSSAPNHLAQIMPAPVASDAQPPHTVQTNGPIQSVQPDTAQPVVSQSQPAVSCVLCGVVESVRVVQLPGHSTGVGALGGAVAGGVVGNQFGSGSGRTAMTLLGALGGGLAGNSVERNLNTHAIYKVRVRMENGYRQTFTYHYAPPYQPGHRVRVLHGSLSRIT; this is translated from the coding sequence ATGAAAAACTCAAGCACGCCTGCAACTCACCGTTCTAATCAACTTCATCCGCTGGTTGCGCTCGCCACAGCGGCTGTGCTGATCACGTGCTTGATCGTGGTCGCCGCGGTTACGGACGTTCTGCCAACCGCATTGAGTAAAACCACTCCCAGTCAAGCGCTACCAAATTCAAGCGCGCCGAATCATTTAGCGCAGATCATGCCTGCGCCGGTCGCAAGCGATGCACAGCCACCCCACACCGTGCAAACCAACGGCCCAATCCAGTCCGTGCAACCCGATACCGCTCAGCCCGTAGTTAGCCAATCACAACCTGCCGTGTCATGCGTATTATGCGGCGTAGTTGAGTCAGTACGAGTCGTGCAATTGCCTGGGCATAGCACTGGCGTTGGCGCACTAGGCGGTGCCGTCGCCGGCGGCGTCGTGGGCAATCAGTTTGGCAGTGGTAGCGGCCGCACTGCCATGACACTCCTTGGCGCTTTAGGCGGTGGGCTCGCCGGTAATTCAGTCGAGCGCAATCTCAACACTCATGCTATTTACAAAGTCAGAGTGAGAATGGAAAACGGCTACCGGCAAACCTTTACTTATCACTATGCGCCCCCTTATCAACCCGGTCATCGAGTGCGCGTGCTACACGGCTCACTTTCACGCATTACCTAA
- the xth gene encoding exodeoxyribonuclease III, which yields MKLASWNINSLNVRLPHVIDWLSANPVDVLCLQELKLPNEKFPYAQLKAIGYHSFYLGQKTYNGVAILARDGTPFNEASIQRNIPGFDDPQQRLLAVTLNGIRIICAYFPNGQAPGTDKFAYKLKWMDALSHWLVGELAAHERLALLGDYNIAPAECDVHDPLAWEGHNLVSPDERAAFAKLCALGLTDAFRCFEQAEKSYSWWDYRMLSFRRNAGLRIDHILLSPPLTAACERCIIDKTPRGWLQPSDHAPVIAEIRD from the coding sequence ATGAAACTCGCAAGCTGGAACATTAATTCACTCAACGTCCGCCTCCCACATGTTATCGACTGGCTTAGCGCTAATCCAGTCGATGTGCTTTGTTTGCAAGAACTCAAACTGCCAAATGAAAAGTTCCCTTATGCGCAGTTAAAAGCCATTGGCTATCACAGCTTCTACTTAGGCCAAAAAACCTATAATGGGGTCGCTATCCTCGCGCGGGACGGCACACCATTTAATGAAGCTAGCATCCAACGCAATATTCCGGGTTTTGACGATCCGCAGCAACGGCTGCTTGCAGTTACGCTGAACGGCATCCGCATCATTTGCGCGTATTTCCCGAACGGCCAAGCGCCAGGAACCGACAAATTCGCTTATAAACTCAAATGGATGGACGCACTAAGTCATTGGCTGGTGGGCGAATTGGCGGCACACGAACGGTTAGCCTTACTCGGAGATTACAATATTGCCCCGGCTGAGTGCGATGTACACGATCCCTTGGCCTGGGAAGGGCACAATCTGGTTTCTCCCGATGAGCGAGCGGCATTTGCCAAACTGTGCGCACTGGGTCTTACCGACGCCTTCCGCTGCTTTGAACAAGCTGAAAAATCTTATAGTTGGTGGGATTACCGCATGCTTTCGTTTCGTCGCAATGCCGGACTCAGAATTGATCACATCCTGCTCTCGCCTCCCCTGACGGCGGCTTGCGAACGCTGCATTATTGATAAAACCCCGCGTGGCTGGCTCCAGCCCTCTGACCATGCTCCGGTCATTGCAGAAATCAGAGATTGA
- a CDS encoding LysR family transcriptional regulator → MNEINQRRMQYFYEVLTQGSIREAAETLNTAPSVVTRQIRLLEKELAVTLFERHPRGLQPNEASEIVLEYCRSCHSHQKHLETDLQEMRELQRGHIHLAVNQGYIGPLMDDVLNDFCRQYPRLKIHVETVLTNEAATQVAQDIAHIGLAHNPPDLPELRCCARTKRFLRLMVGKNHVLASQHKIMVADILRYPLALFSSSSGLSQILQALEESEKIRLTPTLTTNSITVLERFVNAGKGVAFMVTSLKPEVEEVYGLVPLEVENLVRSNTECRLFVRRGRPLSAAVNQLVRRIITQLSLFK, encoded by the coding sequence ATGAACGAGATTAACCAACGGCGCATGCAGTATTTTTACGAAGTGCTTACCCAAGGCTCTATCCGTGAAGCAGCAGAGACTTTGAATACTGCCCCGTCGGTGGTGACTCGGCAAATTCGATTGCTGGAAAAAGAACTGGCAGTGACGTTATTTGAGCGTCACCCACGTGGTTTGCAGCCTAACGAAGCTTCTGAAATTGTGCTTGAATATTGCCGGAGCTGCCACTCACACCAAAAGCATTTAGAAACCGATCTGCAGGAAATGCGCGAACTACAGCGTGGTCATATCCATCTTGCGGTGAATCAAGGGTATATTGGGCCACTGATGGATGACGTACTGAATGACTTTTGCCGACAATATCCTCGCTTAAAGATTCATGTTGAGACGGTATTGACCAATGAAGCCGCGACCCAGGTGGCGCAAGATATTGCGCATATTGGTTTGGCGCATAACCCGCCGGATCTTCCTGAGTTGCGTTGCTGCGCTCGCACGAAACGATTCTTGCGTTTAATGGTAGGCAAAAATCATGTGTTGGCAAGTCAGCATAAGATTATGGTAGCGGATATCTTGCGCTACCCACTCGCACTTTTTTCCTCCTCTTCGGGCTTGTCGCAAATACTCCAAGCATTAGAGGAGTCGGAAAAAATAAGATTAACCCCCACCTTGACGACGAATTCAATTACTGTGCTGGAAAGGTTTGTGAATGCCGGTAAGGGCGTGGCATTTATGGTAACGAGTCTAAAGCCAGAGGTTGAAGAGGTTTATGGTTTGGTCCCTTTAGAGGTCGAAAATCTCGTTCGAAGCAATACTGAGTGTCGTTTATTTGTTAGGCGGGGCAGGCCTCTTTCCGCTGCGGTGAATCAACTGGTCAGGCGGATCATCACGCAGTTATCACTGTTTAAATAA
- a CDS encoding ABC transporter substrate-binding protein, translated as MEKNNWMRILYSRALIFVFMALRLTVLFVFILPSRPAYAALPNKTLLYCSEASPRSFDPSQAGAPVEYTASAFTVHNRLVEFDRDAMKIGPGLATHWEISADGLRYTFYLRRGVKFHTTSFFKPTRDFNADDVLFTFGRMHDPQHPFRKAYPVSFPYFTNLSLDKEIIEIKKLDDYAVRFTLKSVNAPFLMNLGLGFASILSAEYGAQLLKTGRAADINQRPVGTGPFIFNDYTKDVSIRFDGNPNYWKPEDVQVAKLVFLITPDPALRLQKLKKKECHVINYPNLDDLDAIKSDPNLRLPSRPALILHYLAYNMSHQPFDNILVRRALDMAINKDSINQVAFRGTGQVAEIPISSVFWKHDGPHANRAYNMQKAKDLLVEAGYPNGLKLSLWINPLHKSREVAAEMIQADWRKIGVEAKIRLYEWGEYIRRARAGEHDVVLTGWTGSPDLDDWLGVLLTCGERNNNNFAQWCNPSFDGYIKQARATINPIQRENLYKEALQIFILEQPFTPLTHVAVYQATRKEVTNFKVNYLTAVLFTGVGLE; from the coding sequence ATGGAAAAGAATAACTGGATGCGAATTCTGTATAGCAGGGCATTGATATTCGTATTTATGGCGCTGCGGCTGACTGTGCTATTTGTCTTTATCTTGCCCTCACGTCCAGCATATGCGGCACTCCCAAATAAGACCCTTCTTTATTGTTCTGAAGCCAGTCCAAGAAGTTTCGATCCTTCTCAAGCGGGGGCGCCCGTTGAATATACCGCGAGTGCTTTTACAGTGCATAATCGGCTTGTCGAGTTTGACCGCGATGCTATGAAAATTGGGCCTGGTCTTGCTACACATTGGGAGATCTCGGCGGATGGGTTGCGTTATACTTTTTATTTAAGGCGTGGCGTAAAGTTTCATACAACTTCATTCTTCAAGCCTACGCGGGATTTTAATGCAGACGATGTGCTTTTTACTTTTGGGCGGATGCATGATCCACAACATCCGTTTCGCAAGGCTTATCCGGTTTCGTTCCCCTATTTTACTAATCTGAGTTTGGATAAAGAAATTATAGAGATTAAAAAACTTGACGACTACGCGGTGCGCTTCACATTAAAATCGGTTAATGCCCCATTTTTGATGAATTTGGGATTAGGCTTTGCTTCAATCTTGTCCGCTGAATATGGGGCGCAATTATTAAAAACGGGCAGAGCGGCTGATATTAACCAGCGGCCAGTTGGTACGGGTCCTTTTATTTTTAATGACTATACCAAAGACGTATCAATCCGTTTTGATGGCAACCCCAATTATTGGAAGCCAGAAGACGTACAAGTAGCAAAGTTGGTTTTTCTAATCACGCCTGATCCTGCCTTAAGGTTACAAAAACTTAAGAAGAAAGAATGCCATGTGATTAATTATCCGAATTTAGATGATCTAGATGCAATCAAGAGTGATCCAAATCTCAGGTTACCCAGCCGACCTGCTCTGATCCTTCACTATCTTGCTTACAATATGTCGCATCAGCCATTTGATAATATTCTTGTGCGCCGGGCCTTGGATATGGCAATTAACAAGGACTCGATTAACCAGGTCGCCTTTCGTGGGACCGGGCAAGTAGCGGAAATACCTATCTCGTCGGTATTTTGGAAGCACGATGGGCCTCATGCGAATCGAGCATATAATATGCAAAAAGCCAAAGATTTATTGGTAGAGGCAGGCTATCCAAATGGCTTAAAGCTTTCGTTGTGGATAAACCCGCTGCATAAATCAAGGGAAGTCGCGGCTGAAATGATTCAGGCCGATTGGCGCAAGATTGGTGTAGAAGCGAAGATTAGGCTATACGAATGGGGCGAATACATTAGGCGCGCGCGCGCGGGTGAACATGATGTTGTGCTAACGGGCTGGACAGGCTCTCCTGATCTAGATGATTGGTTGGGGGTGTTACTGACCTGTGGGGAAAGAAATAACAACAATTTTGCGCAATGGTGCAACCCATCGTTTGATGGATATATCAAGCAGGCGCGCGCGACAATCAACCCCATTCAACGCGAGAATTTATATAAAGAAGCATTACAGATTTTTATTCTTGAGCAGCCCTTTACACCACTCACCCATGTGGCAGTTTATCAAGCAACTAGAAAGGAAGTGACTAACTTCAAGGTGAATTATCTTACCGCTGTGTTATTTACGGGGGTGGGTCTTGAATGA